A single window of Syntrophotalea acetylenica DNA harbors:
- a CDS encoding UvrD-helicase domain-containing protein has protein sequence MQLRWTQPPDLAARQQALNPLESFIVQAPAGSGKTELLIQRILALLGAAAQPEEVLAITFTRKAAGEMRDRLVAALEVAQGPKPQADHAATTWRLARAVLANDARRDWRLLQNPVRLGVQTIDSFCAALVRRMPWLSRFGAGASVVEDAGDLYRQAAERVLGLADDDSLCGASARLLLSHLDNRMERLRDLLAGMLCRRDQWLRHLCGFRAEQRRGLLQGGLRNLVDAELGHLYQRLDPRQRQEMARLGAFAASNLQDQEIENGIRRLAGLDDFPAASADCLLQWQGFAELLLTRAGTLRKRLDKNCGFPAGRQEPLASMKDAMNRLLEELAAADGVVEGFDKVRGLPPVVYEEDQWQVLEALTALLPRAVAELWLIFRETGQCDFVEVALAADRSLGEMDAPTDLLLHLDSRIRHILVDEFQDTSWGQFILLKKLTAGWQHGDGRSLFLVGDPMQSIYRFREAEVGLYLEARQAGLHQLPLQPLYLTANFRSQQGIVEWVNRVFPVLFPEREDAALGSVTYAPSVAARESLSGTAVMFHPQAERDDRVEALRVVELVRQARRDDPQGTVAVLVRARSHLREILRVFQQEGLRFRAQEIDSLKDRPIAGDICALTRALLHPADRVAWLAVLRAPWCGLSLADLHALCGDMPDATLPELLRQPKRLALLSGDGRRRLERCLSVLNQARGQRGRVPLRMLVEGAWLALGGPACLDEAGMADAATLFGVLERLDHGGDLLPLEDLAAKLDKLFAAADPAADDTLQVMTIHKAKGLEFDTVILPGLGRSPRVEDPPLMRWLDLPEAGLLLAPLAPLDGQSRDPIYDAIGRIEKQKSDLEVSRVLYVAATRAKKYLHLLGYASVSAAGDYRPASGSFLEKLWPAVEACFQGLPAETPLAPVSPASVITVRRLACGWTLPELPSGCDDAAVDILRPSATATHSGPETLLPETEDGRHIGTLVHACLERIATDGLDGWDLARVERQRPNFIHRLARFGVARDRLAGAVESVVTALVLTLGSDRGRWILGEHAQAGCEIALSGVLDGRLVHAEIDRTFVDGAGVRWIIDYKTVDSRDGDREIFLQQQAQIYRTQLDIYERLYRAMDPGREVRTALYFPLFDGWITL, from the coding sequence ATGCAACTGAGATGGACTCAGCCGCCGGATCTTGCCGCGCGTCAGCAGGCACTCAACCCTTTGGAATCCTTTATCGTTCAGGCTCCGGCCGGCAGCGGCAAGACCGAACTGCTCATCCAGCGCATCCTCGCTCTGCTCGGTGCGGCGGCGCAACCCGAAGAGGTGCTTGCCATCACCTTTACCCGCAAGGCTGCCGGGGAAATGCGGGATCGTCTGGTGGCGGCACTGGAGGTCGCTCAGGGGCCAAAGCCGCAAGCCGATCATGCCGCCACCACCTGGCGGCTGGCGCGGGCGGTGCTGGCCAACGATGCGCGCCGCGACTGGCGGCTGCTGCAGAATCCCGTGCGCCTCGGGGTGCAGACCATCGACAGTTTCTGCGCCGCTCTGGTGCGCCGCATGCCGTGGCTGTCCCGTTTTGGCGCCGGCGCCTCGGTTGTCGAAGACGCCGGGGATCTCTATCGCCAGGCCGCCGAAAGGGTTTTGGGCCTGGCCGATGACGATAGCCTTTGCGGTGCGTCCGCCCGTCTGCTCCTGTCGCATCTCGACAATCGCATGGAGCGGTTGCGCGACCTGCTGGCCGGCATGCTCTGCCGGCGGGATCAGTGGCTGCGGCATCTCTGCGGTTTCCGGGCGGAGCAGCGGCGCGGGCTGCTGCAGGGCGGCCTGCGTAACCTGGTGGACGCCGAACTTGGCCACCTGTACCAGCGGTTGGACCCCCGGCAGCGGCAGGAGATGGCGCGCCTCGGCGCTTTTGCGGCTTCGAATCTGCAGGATCAAGAGATCGAAAACGGTATCCGCCGCCTGGCCGGGCTGGACGATTTTCCCGCAGCGTCGGCGGATTGTTTGCTGCAATGGCAAGGGTTTGCCGAGCTGCTTCTGACCCGTGCCGGCACCCTGCGTAAACGTCTGGATAAAAATTGCGGGTTTCCCGCCGGCCGGCAGGAGCCTTTGGCTTCCATGAAGGATGCCATGAACCGGCTGCTGGAGGAACTTGCCGCTGCGGACGGCGTGGTGGAGGGATTTGACAAGGTTCGCGGTTTGCCGCCGGTGGTTTATGAGGAGGACCAGTGGCAGGTGCTGGAGGCGCTCACCGCACTTTTGCCGCGCGCCGTCGCGGAGCTCTGGCTGATCTTCAGGGAGACGGGGCAGTGCGATTTTGTCGAGGTTGCCCTTGCCGCGGACCGGTCCCTCGGCGAGATGGACGCGCCCACCGATCTGCTGCTGCATCTCGACAGCCGGATTCGCCATATCCTGGTGGACGAGTTTCAGGATACCTCCTGGGGGCAGTTCATCCTGTTGAAAAAACTGACCGCCGGCTGGCAGCACGGTGATGGCAGGAGCCTGTTTCTGGTGGGGGATCCGATGCAGTCCATCTACCGTTTCCGCGAAGCGGAGGTCGGCCTTTACCTGGAGGCGCGGCAGGCCGGGCTGCATCAGTTGCCGTTGCAGCCGCTGTACCTCACCGCGAACTTCCGGAGCCAGCAGGGGATTGTCGAATGGGTCAACCGTGTCTTTCCGGTCCTGTTTCCCGAGCGTGAGGATGCGGCCCTGGGCAGCGTGACCTATGCTCCCTCGGTCGCGGCGCGCGAAAGCCTGTCGGGCACGGCGGTGATGTTTCACCCCCAGGCGGAGCGCGACGACCGCGTCGAGGCCCTGCGGGTGGTGGAACTGGTGCGCCAGGCGCGCCGCGATGATCCGCAGGGCACCGTCGCCGTTCTGGTGCGGGCGCGCAGTCACCTCAGGGAAATCCTGCGCGTTTTTCAGCAGGAGGGGCTGCGGTTTCGCGCCCAGGAGATCGATTCTTTGAAAGACAGGCCCATCGCCGGCGATATCTGCGCGCTGACCCGCGCCCTGCTGCATCCCGCCGACCGTGTTGCCTGGCTGGCGGTGTTGCGGGCGCCATGGTGTGGTTTGAGCCTGGCCGATCTTCACGCGCTTTGTGGCGACATGCCGGACGCCACGCTCCCCGAACTGCTGCGGCAACCGAAGCGGCTGGCGCTGCTTTCCGGCGATGGCCGCAGGCGCCTGGAACGCTGCCTGTCGGTTTTAAACCAGGCTCGCGGCCAGCGCGGGCGGGTGCCGCTGCGCATGCTGGTGGAAGGGGCCTGGCTGGCTCTCGGCGGTCCGGCCTGTCTGGATGAGGCAGGCATGGCCGATGCCGCCACGCTGTTCGGGGTACTGGAAAGGCTCGATCATGGCGGTGACTTGCTGCCGTTGGAAGATCTGGCGGCAAAGCTGGACAAGCTGTTCGCCGCTGCCGATCCCGCAGCCGACGACACGCTGCAGGTCATGACCATCCACAAGGCCAAGGGACTGGAATTCGATACCGTCATTCTGCCCGGATTGGGCCGCAGCCCGCGGGTCGAGGATCCGCCCCTGATGCGCTGGCTCGATCTTCCCGAAGCCGGGTTGCTGCTTGCGCCTCTGGCCCCTCTGGACGGGCAGAGTCGCGATCCCATCTACGATGCCATCGGTCGGATTGAAAAGCAGAAGAGCGATCTTGAAGTTTCACGGGTTCTTTATGTGGCGGCCACCCGGGCCAAAAAGTATCTTCATTTGCTCGGGTACGCATCGGTTTCGGCCGCCGGAGATTACCGCCCGGCCTCCGGATCTTTTCTGGAAAAGCTCTGGCCGGCCGTCGAGGCCTGTTTCCAGGGCCTGCCTGCGGAAACGCCGCTTGCCCCGGTCTCGCCGGCATCAGTCATTACGGTGCGGCGGTTGGCTTGCGGATGGACCTTGCCGGAGCTGCCTTCCGGCTGCGACGATGCAGCGGTGGACATTCTGCGGCCCTCCGCGACCGCGACGCATTCCGGACCGGAAACCCTGCTGCCAGAGACCGAGGATGGCCGCCACATCGGAACGCTTGTGCATGCCTGCCTGGAGCGTATCGCAACGGATGGGCTCGATGGGTGGGACCTCGCGCGGGTGGAAAGGCAGCGGCCGAACTTCATTCATCGTCTGGCCCGCTTCGGCGTGGCCCGGGATCGACTGGCCGGGGCTGTGGAATCCGTCGTGACGGCCCTGGTTCTGACCCTCGGCAGCGACCGTGGACGCTGGATTCTCGGCGAGCATGCGCAGGCGGGCTGCGAGATAGCCCTGTCCGGTGTGCTGGATGGCCGCCTGGTACATGCCGAAATCGATCGTACTTTTGTGGATGGCGCTGGAGTCCGGTGGATCATCGATTATAAAACCGTGGACAGCAGGGATGGCGACAGGGAAATCTTTCTGCAACAGCAGGCGCAAATCTACCGGACGCAGCTCGACATCTATGAGCGTCTGTACCGGGCGATGGATCCGGGGCGCGAAGTACGGACGGCATTGTATTTTCCCCTGTTTGATGGTTGGATTACGTTGTAA
- a CDS encoding DUF4242 domain-containing protein — translation MPKFIIERELPGAGSLSAQDLQNISQSSCAILNDMGPRIQWLESFVTADKIYCVYIAPDENAIREHAQKGGFPANSIARVTTVIGPTTAED, via the coding sequence ATGCCCAAATTCATCATCGAACGGGAGCTTCCGGGTGCAGGCAGCCTTTCTGCCCAGGACCTGCAGAACATTTCCCAGTCTTCCTGTGCGATCCTGAACGACATGGGTCCCCGGATTCAATGGCTGGAGAGTTTTGTTACGGCCGACAAGATTTATTGCGTGTATATCGCTCCCGATGAAAATGCCATACGGGAACATGCCCAAAAAGGCGGTTTTCCCGCCAACAGCATCGCCAGAGTAACGACGGTTATCGGACCGACCACCGCGGAAGATTGA
- a CDS encoding ATP-binding protein produces MKRNIIHIDEEKCNGCGLCVPACAEGAIQIIDGKARLVADNLCDGLGACLGHCPQDAIHIETREADAFDEAAVTEKLGGKTATAHPPAHGHGGCPSARTMSLSRPTPVVADAQAPQASALGNWPVQLKLIPVTAPFLKEADLLLAADCAPFAYADFHRELLAGKVLLIGCPKLDDAAEYKEKLAAILSQNQIRSLTVAYMEVPCCSGLVQLAQQALATSGSPLELQKVCIGIRGERR; encoded by the coding sequence ATGAAACGGAATATCATTCATATCGATGAAGAAAAATGCAACGGTTGCGGTCTCTGCGTACCGGCCTGCGCCGAAGGCGCGATTCAGATCATTGACGGCAAGGCACGCCTGGTGGCGGACAACCTGTGCGACGGACTCGGCGCCTGCCTCGGCCATTGCCCTCAGGACGCGATTCACATCGAGACCCGCGAAGCCGATGCCTTTGATGAAGCCGCGGTAACGGAAAAACTCGGCGGCAAAACCGCCACCGCCCATCCCCCGGCACATGGGCATGGCGGATGTCCTTCAGCGCGCACCATGTCGTTGAGCCGGCCGACTCCCGTCGTGGCGGACGCGCAGGCGCCGCAGGCGTCGGCGCTGGGCAACTGGCCGGTACAGCTCAAACTGATTCCGGTGACGGCGCCGTTCCTCAAGGAGGCCGATCTGCTGCTGGCCGCTGACTGCGCCCCCTTTGCTTACGCCGATTTTCATCGCGAACTGCTGGCCGGCAAGGTGCTGCTTATCGGCTGCCCCAAACTGGACGATGCCGCGGAGTACAAGGAAAAACTCGCGGCCATCCTGTCGCAGAACCAGATACGGTCACTGACCGTAGCCTATATGGAAGTACCCTGCTGCTCGGGGCTGGTACAGCTGGCGCAGCAGGCTCTGGCAACAAGTGGCAGCCCGCTTGAGCTGCAAAAAGTATGTATCGGCATTCGCGGAGAGCGGCGCTGA
- a CDS encoding DNA-binding protein has protein sequence MPRNGILYEQVTEAIVTLHQNRKKVTVRAIQALTGGSMSTVLKHYQRWQGEQLGQDADHPGISDQLLEALQRELRNHARRTLLNTNARLEQNDENCRRAEAARAAAMARILELEGQLQKAHGQIRLLQKELRQQGLLLEQTRDNAVRLEGELQQQRQQNRSRPPRNATVAKPALPSTCDDAQQETFEF, from the coding sequence ATGCCCAGAAACGGCATCCTTTACGAGCAGGTCACCGAAGCCATCGTCACTCTGCATCAGAACCGGAAAAAGGTCACGGTCAGGGCGATTCAGGCTCTCACCGGTGGTTCGATGTCAACCGTGCTCAAGCACTACCAGCGCTGGCAAGGCGAACAGCTGGGCCAAGACGCCGACCATCCCGGCATTTCGGACCAGCTGCTAGAGGCTTTGCAACGGGAACTGCGCAACCACGCCAGACGGACTCTGCTGAACACAAATGCCCGCCTTGAGCAAAACGATGAAAATTGCCGCCGCGCCGAAGCCGCCCGCGCCGCAGCGATGGCGCGCATCCTGGAACTCGAAGGGCAACTGCAGAAGGCCCACGGCCAGATACGCCTGCTGCAAAAGGAGCTTCGACAACAGGGGCTGCTCCTGGAGCAAACTCGTGACAATGCCGTGCGCCTGGAAGGCGAACTGCAACAGCAGCGTCAACAGAACCGGTCCCGTCCGCCCCGCAACGCTACGGTCGCCAAACCCGCGTTGCCCAGCACCTGCGACGACGCCCAGCAGGAAACCTTCGAGTTTTAA
- a CDS encoding DUF3135 domain-containing protein: MKNRGENSQILAMIGLYQKDPEAFEKMRADIIRRTIETFPEEHRQRARGLQFQLEMKLRRYRDPVSRMNAMAGIFWEQFEEFSRVLNDPLSCLAERQGQPRPGARILPLKHGPSRH, from the coding sequence ATGAAGAACCGCGGGGAAAACAGCCAGATCCTGGCCATGATCGGCTTGTACCAGAAGGACCCGGAAGCTTTCGAAAAAATGCGGGCGGACATTATTCGGCGCACCATCGAGACTTTTCCCGAAGAGCATCGCCAGCGGGCACGGGGCCTGCAGTTTCAGCTGGAAATGAAACTGAGGCGCTACCGTGATCCTGTCAGCCGCATGAATGCCATGGCAGGAATATTCTGGGAACAGTTTGAAGAATTCAGCCGCGTTTTGAACGATCCTTTGAGCTGTCTTGCCGAACGGCAGGGACAACCGCGCCCGGGCGCCAGGATCCTGCCACTGAAGCACGGCCCCTCCAGGCACTGA
- a CDS encoding TatD family hydrolase, producing MSQTLPPLIDTHAHLDSHQYEGDRQEVIQRALRAGISHMITIGCDLASSRACVKLAEQYETLYAAIGVHPHDAATLDDAALAELEQLAGRCSKVVAIGETGLDYYHQHCPRDVQQEAFRRQIRLARNLGRPVIIHDRDAHEDVIAILQQENASECCGVLHCFSGDSAMAQKCLDLGFYLSFPATITYPKNDLLREVVKQLPTERLLIETDCPYLSPQPLRGKRNEPALLRHTAEEVARIKGLSVVDVSRITNLNAYRLFGIGQVDLSAKIAYRIRNSLYLNITNRCSNACVFCAKFRDFAVKGHQLKLDREPSCEEIKRAIGNPKNYTEVVFCGYGESLLRLDVVREIGRWLHAQGVPVRINTDGLANLVYGRNILPELGEFVDAISVSLNAADAATYQKICRSCFGDAAYQAVKDFIREAAKYIPSVTASVVAMPGIDVEACRRIVEQELKVDFRVRPYNEVG from the coding sequence ATGAGCCAGACACTGCCGCCGCTTATCGACACCCATGCCCACCTCGACAGCCATCAGTATGAAGGTGACCGTCAGGAGGTGATCCAGCGCGCACTGCGTGCAGGCATCTCTCATATGATCACCATCGGTTGCGATCTTGCCAGTTCCCGTGCCTGTGTGAAGCTGGCCGAACAATATGAAACCCTGTATGCCGCCATAGGGGTCCACCCGCACGACGCTGCAACCCTCGATGACGCGGCCCTGGCGGAGCTGGAACAGCTGGCGGGCCGCTGTTCCAAAGTGGTAGCCATCGGAGAAACCGGGCTTGATTACTACCACCAGCACTGCCCCCGGGACGTTCAGCAGGAAGCCTTCCGCCGGCAGATACGCCTGGCGCGAAATCTCGGCAGGCCGGTGATCATCCATGACCGCGACGCGCACGAGGATGTGATCGCCATCCTGCAGCAGGAAAACGCTTCAGAGTGTTGCGGCGTGCTGCACTGTTTCAGCGGCGATTCGGCAATGGCCCAAAAATGTCTCGACCTGGGGTTCTACCTGTCCTTTCCCGCCACCATCACCTATCCCAAAAACGACCTGCTGCGCGAGGTTGTCAAACAGCTTCCGACCGAGCGACTGCTGATTGAAACCGACTGCCCCTATCTTTCGCCGCAACCTTTGCGCGGTAAACGCAACGAACCGGCCCTGCTGCGCCACACCGCCGAGGAAGTGGCCCGCATCAAGGGCCTGAGCGTGGTCGACGTATCGAGGATAACCAACCTCAACGCCTATCGACTGTTCGGCATCGGGCAAGTTGATTTATCCGCCAAAATAGCCTACAGGATTCGCAATTCCCTGTATCTGAATATCACCAACCGCTGCAGCAATGCCTGTGTGTTCTGTGCAAAGTTCCGGGATTTCGCGGTCAAGGGCCATCAGCTCAAACTCGATCGTGAACCGTCCTGCGAGGAAATCAAGCGGGCCATCGGCAACCCCAAAAATTATACGGAGGTTGTCTTCTGCGGCTATGGCGAATCCTTGCTGCGGCTGGATGTCGTGCGCGAAATCGGGCGCTGGCTGCACGCACAGGGCGTACCGGTCCGGATCAATACGGACGGTCTGGCGAATCTGGTTTACGGCCGCAACATTCTCCCGGAACTGGGAGAATTCGTGGACGCCATTTCCGTCTCCCTCAATGCCGCCGACGCGGCCACCTACCAGAAAATCTGCCGCTCATGCTTCGGCGACGCCGCCTACCAGGCCGTCAAGGATTTCATCCGGGAAGCGGCAAAATACATCCCCTCCGTCACGGCCAGCGTGGTCGCCATGCCCGGCATCGATGTCGAGGCTTGCCGCCGGATCGTCGAGCAGGAACTGAAGGTCGATTTCCGGGTGCGCCCGTACAATGAGGTCGGATAA
- the metG gene encoding methionine--tRNA ligase, which produces MSQRFYVTTPIYYVNDVPHIGHAYTTVACDMLARYKRAQGNEVFFLTGTDEHGQKVEKAAQTKGETPLELADRVVKRYQALWEKLNISHTDFIRTSQERHKKGVCNLFEKLLASDDIYLGEYEDWYCTPCETFWTETQLVDGCCPDCGRPTDKLKEESYFFRMSRYQEALLRHIEEHPDFIQPRSRRNEILNFVREGLRDLSISRTSFSWGIPVPGNERHVIYVWFDALTNYITALGYPDDPDGHYRQYWPADVHVIGKDILRFHTVYWPTFLLAAGIPLPKKVFAHGWWTVEGQKMSKSLQNVVEPNMLVDKYGVDAIRYFLLREVPFGLDGDFSHAALVHRINSDLANDLGNLLSRSTAMLNKYFDGLLPEPKDRRPQDEPYIAAFAETVKNVDHFMADLAFNKALQAIWELIGLGNKYIDDTAPWSLAKDDSQKERLGTVLYNLLDSLRLIAVLIAPAMPETACRILEILGCDPTALCLTGKDSWGVLKPGTHIAKARPLFPRIESD; this is translated from the coding sequence ATGAGCCAGCGCTTTTATGTGACCACTCCCATCTACTACGTAAACGACGTGCCTCACATCGGTCATGCCTACACCACCGTCGCCTGCGACATGCTGGCCCGCTACAAACGCGCGCAGGGCAATGAGGTCTTTTTTCTTACCGGCACCGACGAGCACGGACAGAAAGTCGAAAAAGCTGCGCAGACCAAGGGGGAAACCCCCCTCGAACTGGCTGACCGGGTGGTAAAGCGCTACCAGGCATTATGGGAAAAACTGAATATCTCCCACACCGATTTTATCCGCACCTCACAGGAGCGGCACAAAAAAGGCGTCTGCAACCTGTTCGAAAAACTGCTGGCATCCGACGATATCTACCTTGGAGAGTATGAGGACTGGTATTGCACGCCCTGCGAAACCTTCTGGACGGAAACCCAACTGGTGGACGGATGCTGTCCCGACTGCGGCAGGCCGACGGACAAGCTTAAGGAAGAATCCTATTTTTTCCGCATGAGTCGCTACCAGGAAGCGCTGCTGCGGCATATCGAAGAGCACCCTGATTTCATCCAGCCCAGATCGCGGCGCAACGAGATCCTCAACTTCGTTCGCGAAGGCCTGCGCGACCTCTCCATTTCGCGCACCTCGTTTTCCTGGGGAATCCCGGTTCCGGGCAATGAGCGGCATGTCATCTACGTCTGGTTCGACGCGCTCACCAATTACATCACCGCCCTGGGCTACCCCGACGACCCCGACGGCCATTACCGGCAGTACTGGCCTGCCGACGTGCATGTCATCGGCAAGGATATTCTGCGCTTTCACACCGTTTACTGGCCGACCTTTCTTCTGGCCGCCGGTATCCCCCTGCCGAAAAAGGTCTTTGCCCATGGATGGTGGACCGTCGAAGGGCAAAAAATGAGCAAGAGCCTGCAGAACGTGGTGGAACCCAACATGCTGGTCGACAAGTACGGCGTCGACGCAATCCGCTATTTTCTGCTGCGGGAAGTTCCCTTCGGGCTGGACGGGGATTTCTCCCATGCGGCGCTTGTTCACCGCATCAACTCGGATCTCGCCAATGACCTGGGCAATCTGCTGAGCCGATCCACTGCCATGCTCAACAAATACTTCGACGGTCTGCTGCCCGAACCGAAGGATCGCAGGCCGCAGGACGAGCCTTACATTGCGGCCTTTGCGGAAACGGTCAAAAATGTGGACCATTTCATGGCCGACCTCGCCTTCAACAAGGCCCTGCAGGCCATCTGGGAACTCATCGGTCTCGGCAACAAGTACATCGACGACACCGCCCCCTGGTCATTGGCCAAGGACGATTCCCAGAAGGAGCGCCTCGGCACCGTGCTGTACAATCTGCTGGATTCGTTGCGGCTGATAGCGGTTCTGATCGCCCCGGCCATGCCGGAGACCGCCTGCCGGATCCTCGAAATCCTCGGGTGCGACCCGACGGCCCTGTGTCTGACCGGCAAGGACAGCTGGGGCGTCCTTAAACCCGGCACCCACATTGCCAAAGCCAGGCCTCTTTTCCCGCGCATCGAATCGGACTGA
- a CDS encoding stage 0 sporulation family protein, whose amino-acid sequence MTRLVTIKFRTAGKQYHFNAGELELSPGQAVIVETERGRALGTVVTPPREVTENETPENLKKILRVATTEDIAQAENSAAREKEAFRFCLERIKSRQMDMKLVRAEYLFDGSKIIFFFTADGRIDFRELVKDLAHYFHTRIEMRQIGVRDEAKLIGGIGICGRSLCCCTFLTDFVPVSVKMAKEQGLALNPSKISGQCGRLLCCLNYEYKTYLSLKQQLPKCGRQVKIEGQEGEIVGQNVLDQTITVKLDENQQVEVPLDKVEISEAREKSSPPEEAPASRKRSRGSSRPRRSPRSGDDAKTARSEEQKPAQTSSPAPPAETKRREGKPVRRGGTAPQENESGAPKRPRRKNRPRNRSPKNPPSGDKS is encoded by the coding sequence ATGACTAGACTCGTTACCATAAAATTTCGCACCGCGGGAAAACAGTATCACTTCAATGCCGGGGAACTGGAACTCTCACCGGGACAGGCGGTCATCGTCGAAACGGAACGCGGCCGCGCTCTTGGCACCGTCGTAACCCCTCCCCGGGAGGTTACCGAAAACGAAACACCGGAAAACCTCAAAAAAATCCTTCGCGTGGCAACAACCGAAGACATCGCACAGGCGGAAAATTCCGCGGCCAGAGAAAAAGAAGCCTTCCGGTTTTGTCTCGAACGCATTAAATCCCGGCAGATGGACATGAAGCTTGTTCGTGCGGAATATCTGTTCGACGGCTCCAAGATCATTTTTTTCTTCACCGCCGACGGCAGAATCGATTTTCGCGAACTGGTCAAGGATCTTGCGCATTATTTTCATACCCGCATCGAAATGCGTCAGATCGGGGTCCGTGACGAAGCGAAGCTTATCGGCGGCATTGGCATCTGCGGACGCTCCCTTTGTTGCTGCACGTTTCTCACGGACTTCGTGCCGGTTTCGGTGAAAATGGCCAAGGAACAGGGACTGGCCCTCAATCCCAGCAAAATATCCGGGCAATGCGGACGTCTGCTGTGCTGCCTGAACTACGAATACAAAACCTACCTTTCCCTCAAGCAGCAATTGCCCAAATGCGGGAGACAGGTAAAAATCGAAGGCCAGGAAGGGGAAATCGTCGGGCAGAACGTTCTGGACCAGACCATAACCGTTAAACTCGATGAAAATCAGCAGGTCGAAGTCCCTCTGGACAAAGTGGAGATTTCGGAGGCCAGAGAAAAGTCATCCCCGCCCGAGGAGGCTCCCGCCTCCAGAAAACGTTCCAGAGGATCTTCGCGGCCCCGAAGAAGCCCGCGATCCGGCGATGACGCCAAAACCGCCCGCAGCGAAGAACAAAAACCGGCTCAGACCTCATCTCCTGCACCGCCGGCCGAAACCAAGCGCCGAGAGGGAAAACCCGTGCGCCGTGGCGGAACGGCGCCGCAGGAAAACGAGTCGGGCGCACCCAAAAGGCCCAGGAGAAAAAACCGTCCCAGGAACCGCTCACCCAAAAATCCGCCTTCAGGAGATAAATCATGA
- the holB gene encoding DNA polymerase III subunit delta' has product MFNRILGHQQQKNLLQRAVSSGRLPHAYLFEGPEGVGKRLVALALTRMLFCACGNSCGNCPACHKIDHHNHPDLHLLGPDGASIKIEQIRALQKELSYRPLEASHKVCIIDGAEKMNPAAANSLLKTLEEPRPQTLIILLTPAPDAVLPTIRSRCQRLPFSRIPREKLQEVLAAQLNLDDIQSHVLATLSEGSFKKALGKDRDLYLQRRRELLKQIAGLSPGSILPLLQLAQDIAEEKDLVFDILEIIQAFYRDLLLLKHGCTVEELVNIDMLETLEQVSRREDIITIVRKLTALLASRRHLERNVNRQLAMEVLLLQLVA; this is encoded by the coding sequence ATGTTCAACAGGATTCTGGGGCACCAGCAACAGAAAAACCTGTTGCAAAGAGCCGTCTCTTCGGGGCGGTTGCCGCACGCCTATCTTTTCGAGGGACCCGAAGGTGTCGGCAAGCGCCTCGTCGCCCTGGCGCTGACACGCATGCTGTTTTGCGCCTGCGGCAACAGTTGCGGCAACTGTCCGGCCTGCCACAAGATAGACCATCATAATCATCCGGATCTCCATCTGCTCGGGCCGGACGGAGCATCCATCAAAATCGAACAGATCCGTGCCCTGCAGAAGGAATTGTCCTACCGGCCGCTGGAAGCTTCCCACAAGGTATGCATTATCGACGGCGCCGAAAAGATGAATCCCGCCGCCGCCAACTCCTTGCTGAAAACCCTGGAGGAACCGCGTCCACAAACCCTGATAATTCTGCTGACCCCGGCACCGGATGCGGTGCTGCCCACGATCCGGTCACGCTGCCAGCGGCTGCCCTTTTCCCGCATCCCCAGGGAAAAACTGCAGGAAGTGCTGGCCGCGCAGCTGAACCTCGACGATATCCAGTCGCATGTTTTGGCAACGTTGTCCGAAGGCAGTTTCAAAAAAGCCCTTGGCAAGGACCGTGATCTGTACCTGCAGCGGCGCAGGGAACTTCTTAAACAAATCGCAGGGCTCAGCCCGGGGAGCATACTTCCCCTGCTCCAGCTCGCTCAGGACATCGCCGAAGAAAAAGATCTTGTTTTCGATATCCTCGAAATCATTCAGGCCTTTTACAGGGACCTGCTGCTGCTGAAGCACGGATGCACAGTCGAGGAACTGGTGAACATCGACATGCTGGAAACCCTCGAGCAGGTGTCTCGCAGGGAAGACATCATTACCATCGTCAGAAAACTCACCGCCCTGCTGGCTTCACGACGACACCTCGAAAGGAACGTCAACCGACAATTGGCAATGGAAGTACTGCTGCTGCAACTGGTGGCCTGA